CAGGATCAGGTAGATCGCATAACACATATTCACAGCGTTCTGCGATCTGATCAGCGACCTGCTGACAAAACCTGCCTGTGTTAGTATATGCAACAGGGACTTGTACTGGTGCTCATTGACAACATTGTACACTCCCTCTTTGAGTTTTGCAAAGGATGCCTCTGCGATCGCCGACTCATATGAGCGAGTCTCAAAGTTGCGGCCTGACAAGAGACTGACTAGGTCAACAAGGCGCCCACGACCGAATTCAGACCAGAACGCTACTCGAAGTACATCTGCATAATCCGGATCGTAGAGATCGTCGTTCTCTTTTCCCATCCACTTGATTCGCTGGAAGTACTCTGACCCAACAAAATCACCGTCGTTCTCCTGCAAATGCGGAAGAAACTCTGGTGCCGCCGCGAGCCGGGCAAAGTAGTCCACGCACTTACGGAGCATTGGTCCGCCATACTCTTCACTTGCTGCGATCTTCGACATCGCAAAGTCAGCCTGACTTAGCGTAACTCCTTGTGAGTTGATACGGATAAAGATCTCCGTTACGGTCTGAATGTCCAGATCAGGAGCGAGTTCGATGATACCGATCGGCCGTTGAGCGATCTGCTGCACTCCATTGATCCGTTGAAACACCACGTTGCGATCAAGGTCGGGGTTCTTCAAGCAGTAATTCTCTAAGAACTCCAATGCGTTAAATCCGGGAGCCATGACCTCAGAGATGTCGTTGATCCAAAGACTATTCCTCTCTATGGCGGGGTTAAGGGTCTCAAACTTCTCCTCCATTGGATGAAAGGCGATCTTGATCCGCACTCTCTTATAGCTGTCGTTCAATACAGGCTTACCAGCTAACGCCGCCGTGAGCGCTGTAAGTCTTTGCTGTCCGTCAATGATGATCTGCTTACCCAGGGCAGTAGCCCCGTCTTTCCCTTTAATACTCGGATTCAGCCACGTAATGATGTACCCAACAGGAAAACCACGGTACAACGAGTCCATGAGATCGCGGACCTTGGATGGAGACCAAACAAATGGTCTCTGAATCTCCGGTATCAGGATGGTCTTCGACTCAATCCACCCCATCATGACAGAGATCGGTTGCTGAGTAACGCCGTACTTAGGTGTATACATTTGTCTGTCTCTTGCTCTCTTCGTTGAGTGTACAGTGAAGTTTGCTCGATTCTATCGTCACTCGCTCAGATCCCTTCCAGGTGCAAGGGTGTCCGGGGCAATCTACACGTTCTCTCTCACTTCAACCATGGTCTCCCGGCACCCTCGTTGCCGGGAACGATCAAACACAGCTCAGCGTTGGATCCCTTTAGACCTCGGCATTCTCTTCGTTCATCTTCTTAAGCGTGGCGAGCGCCTTATCAACGGTTGGCTTGAGCTTCTTCCAGTCTTCATCCGTTGGGTAGAAGAGATTGGCAGCGCCCTTTCCTGGTATCACATCCTCGAAGGGCACAACGTTGCCGATGAGAAATGCAAACTCCCGTTTCAGCTCCAGCTCTTTGTCTTCTTCATTATAGACAATAACATCAATGATATCTGCGATTCCCACGTAGCACCCCTTGAAGTACATTTCAAGATTTCCTTGCGAACAGCCGATATCATATTCTACACGGGCAATGTGATCGGCCGGCAATGAGTTTGAGGCGTGGATCAACATTGGTCCACGATACTTTGAGTTCCAGCTCCGAAACTCAATATCCTTCAGCATAAACATGATCATGCTCGTATATGGCTGCCGCACGCTGATCGCAGGTAGCTTGTCGGTGTTTGGGATCTTACGCGTTGCCATGATGTGTCCCCTTTTACGTGATACGTTGTTGGTACGAACATGCGGAGAAGACCTGACGACATAAATGACATTTGTCATGTCTTCAACTAGCACCCCCACACCCCCTACCACGATCTCCGCCCCCTCTGTGCATCAGTCGAGCTAGCTGATGTTCCGAGTGAGGGGGCGGGATCATGGGGCGTATTATGTCAGCCGCGTACGTAGGCTCTGGCTTCTTCGAGTGCGGCGACGTTAAGACCGTTGATGATGCGGGTGCTGCCGGATTCGCATTCGAGTTGGAGGCCGTTGGCGCTTAGGATCCAAAGGAACTTTGCGCTGACGGTGCTCAGGCTTGTGATGTCGGCCACGGCGATGGTTTCGGTAATGAGTCGCTGCGAATAGGTGATCACCCAGAACGGGAACTTCCACGACCGCTCACTAACGATGATCACGCGCTGATCGGTGATGACGATCACAGCACGGTTGCGGAAGAAGGCGGTGATGAAGATGGCGAGGTAATTGGCTGTGATGTACGTGACCCAATAGATCATGGCCAAGATGCCGCTAGGGGGTACTGCATCAAGCCTCCCGGATCCCACGTACCTCATTGTCTCCCCTGTTCGCAATACACGCTGTACGTGCTCACCGGCCCATGCTGGAATGGTTGTCATGCTTTTGCCCCTTCATGAATATGATATGGAACACGAACATGAAGATCTGGGCGACGTAATGTGTCGCCCGAGAGGGGAGTCACGCGACCCTGTCGCTCCCGGCACCCTTGGTGCCGGGCACCAAGTACGAGCTTTACAATGTAGTCTCTTCTTTCTCGTTTACTGGCATTCAGTCATTCTCATCACGACGGTCTGAGGGATGCGGCCCTACGAAGACCACCAACCGGTTCGATCCGGTGGCACTGCCGCAAACGATGAGGTCTCGTATGAATCTATCTGCATACGTGGCGCAGCAGTGCGCTCGCCATGATGTCCGTCGCGGACAACTTCCCACTGCCCTTGGACTGGGCAATATCAATAAGGCTCTCCGTCGACTCGATGCGCTGTGCGCAGGTGAGTTCTTCGACGCAGATCTGCTGGAGCGAATGCGACGAAGTCCGCTCTTTGTACCGGCCGACCTAGATGCTGCCGTGGCCGTCACGATCGATGAGGCTCGCGCTGCAAATGCTGCGTGCGAAGAACGCGCCGAGCTACTCCGACGAAATAGGTTCTCGCCTCACCTTTGGGTGGAACATCGACCGGGTAGGCCAGACTGTACGCTGCTTACGCTGTACTGGGCAGGTATGAACCATTTCAAGCGTGTCGCTATTCCGCAAGGGGTGCTCGATATGGTTCCGATCGAACAACGACTGCAAGCGCTGACGTTGCTCATCGAGCAGCTACCGAACGATGCTCCTACGTGGAGCCGGCTACACTATGGCTTTGGTCCACCTCTACTCTTTCACTATCGCATCACGTACGACGCCTACTACACCTTCGATCTTGCACAACAGCGCTGGAGCGAAGAACGCAGTGGGCAGCCACCGATCCCAACTATTTCCGCCGGACATCGCTAGATCTTCAACACAACTTTCCCTACTCTCATGAACACACAACAACAAAGCCCCCTACAACAACAGGGCGAATATCTTTGGTCGAGTGAATATGTCTCTGCCGGCCATCCCGACAAACTCGCAGACCAACTATCCGATGCCGTGTTGGATCATTACCTCGCGTTGGATCCCGATGCACGCGTGGCCTGCGAAACCATGGTAAAAGGCGATACCGTCTATGTGGCCGGCGAGATCACGTCCACAGCCCATGTATCGGAAGACGAGTTACGCTCACTCCTGCGGACTACGATCTGCGGTGTGGGCTACAATTCCAACGACGTGCACTTCAATGGCAATACGTGCTCCATTCTCTTCAACATTTCGCAGCAGGCACCCGAGATCAATACGGCTGTTGGGCAGGGGGCTCTTGTTACAGCTGGTGACCAAGGCATCATGTTTGGATATGCAACGCGCGACACACCAACGCGCATGCCCCTTGCCATCTATCTGGCAAAACTGTTCATCGAAGAGGCATACGGTGGTATGGGCGTGCGGTATGCGTTGCAGCCCGATATGAAGAGTCAGGTATCGCTGTTGTACTCCGGTGGCGTGGCAACATCCGTGCAGGCGGTTGTGCTATCGATGTGTCATCTTCCTTCGTTGACGTTGCACGGTGTGCGCGAGATGTTCTCCGACGCCATCTTGCCGCGTGTGCTGGCTGCGATGCCGCACAACATTGCGCAGATGTTTTCAGCCAAGACCGTCTACCACATCAACCCTGCGGGCTCGTGGAATGTGGGTGGTCCGGTATCAGACTGCGGACTTACCGGTCGCAAGATCGTGGTGGACCAGTACGGTGCCGACTGTCCGATCGGCGGCGGTGCCTTTTCCGGCAAGGACCCCAGCAAGGTAGATCGTAGCGCCGCATACATGGCTCGGTGGCTTGCGCTGCGAGCGTTGTCGCAACAGCCATCAGCGCAGAGCATCCAGGTGCAGCTCGCCTATGCCATAGGTCAGGCCGAACCCGTCTCCTACCGTGTCTACGACCCCACTACCGGCATCGAATACGGCTTGCCCGATGTATCGGCAGCGCTATTAACGCCCGGTGCCATCATCGATACGCTGCACCTGCGTGCGCCGATCTATGGTGCCACTGCACGTCGTGGACACTTTGGCATTGCTGCGTACGAGAAGCGTGGATATCGGCATTATTCATGGGAATCGGAATAGCTACAATTCATTGGTGCCCGGCACCAAGGGTGCCGGGTGCGTGCCGGGTGCGTCACCTCACCCACGCCACCATACGGCGTACGGGCACTCCATCGATCAGTGCTTCAATGGCGTAGGCTCCGGTTGGTGCCGAGGAGAGATCAGCAGTGAGCTGCGGCGCAACACCCCGCGTTTGTGTGATCAAGCAGCCATCGATCCCGTACACGTTCAGCGCCGAAATGTCGCGCGTCGATGAGACGTTCAACCGACCATCACGCGAGAGCGACACAGTAAGATCGGAATCCGTCGGACGGCCGTGACCGTCGCGGACGCTGACGATGTCGTTCGTGCGCATGCGTGCATAGCCTTCAGACGTAGCAAGGTGTGCATAGCCATCAGATGTGAACACGATGTCGTTGATCTCGGGATTGCCAATGTTGAGTGGATCGCCTACTGCCCATCGCTTGCCGTCATCTGCGCTGATCGCAACACCGAAGTCGGGATGGAGTGCCATCACACGTCCGTCGGGCATTTCGATAAAGCGGATCTCTGTGTCACCCAAGGCCTGACGGTCGGGAAAGATGAAGACTCGAGTCCACGTGCGACCATTATCGGTCGATCGGTAGATGTATGATTGGTCGAGTTGATAATCTCGGTTATCCCAGTTGAGAGAAAGGCTTGTACGACGGCGGTACTCACCACTGAAATCTTCGATGTACCACGGATCGATGTTGACTTCGGCAGCAAGACAGAGTAATGTGCCCGTAGGAGTCTTGTACAGCGACGAGATGTACAGCGATGTGTCGATGGCGCTTGGAATGCGCTCCCACGTATTGCCATCGTTCGTACTGATGACGAGTCCACCCGGTGTGGTATCTCGGGGAACGTGTTGGTTACCACTGTCGAGATCATAGATGCGCATTCCGCGCAACCCGGCGATGATGGCCCCGTCATTAGCTACAATCATGTCACCAATAGCTGCGCGTGTAGTATCGTTCCCCTGTACGAGCACGGGCATCGTGTTGCTTACGTAAACCCACTCCTTGCCCTGATTGAACGAGAAGTACACAGAATCCATGGCTGATACAATGATCCTAGGCGACAGCTGCTTGATGAAACGCGACTTGCGAGGGAGCACCGTATCGATAAACGAGCCATTCGATGCGTATCGCGTCACCACGTCACCGGTGACCCACATTGTATCGGGATGGGCAAAGTAGAGTTGTGATGGACCGTAGCGATGTCGATACTGACGATAGGCGTCTGGTCCGAACAGGAGTGACCCTCGTGTGATCTGTTGCGTTGTATTTGATGAAAGCTTGATCTTGTGCAGGAACGGACCCGACACAACAATGTCCCACGAGTTCATGCCGGGCTCATTCAGCATTACACGTCCGTGTTCACTCAACAATGCCATCGATCCATCGCCTCGCGGATAGAGGCGCGATACACTTATGTAGCCCTCACCCCATTGCGGATCGGGATTAATATTCGACACGAGCTTCCATGTGCTGCCAGCATTGGTGGTCATGAGCAGCTCGCCGGATTGAAACCCGCCGTACCATACACTATCACTCACAGGTACAATCTGGTACCGATCAAGAGAAGCGATAAATGAGAAATATTCCACACTGGCGGGACGCTCATGGATGGTGGTCGCTCCGGTTACAGTGTTGATCATTGTATAGACAGTGCCCGTAGCAGCATTGCCCTCGGGGATATAGGTCTTCACGAGTAGTCGATCGCCGAGCGAACCAACAGCCGTAACCTGCTGATACGCTGTGTAGCGTTTCGGCAGGTAATGCGCCTTGAGTACAGCATCATGTCCGACCGTCCATACTTCACCGTATCGACCAACAACAATCGCGAGTGAGTCGTTGACAAGACCAACGTATTGACAGACGATCTTGCGAGAGACCGTATCACCTGGCGCATTGTATGCTGTATCGGTACGAAACGCAAGCGTGCTGCGAGGTCCGATCGATACACCACCGCGATCGCCGATCTGAATCACAGTACCGTTCCGCAGTTGCACCCATTGAGATTTACTGTCGATCCGCGTCGATGTTTGTTCGCCAGTACAAGCATCAACCTCGATGGTCATCCCCTCACTGTCCACCATGCCGAAGTAACCCGGACGTGTAGGCGCAAGCGTCATCGAGTTATAGACAATTGATGGCCACTTTACGTTTTTCCATGTATCACCAGCGTCGCAGGAAATGTTTGCGCCATCAAATGGGTGGCTACTATTCATGATATCAAAGATGACGGTGCTAGGTTGGATGTACTTGGCTCGAAGTTCATAGCGACCGTTGAGACCAATATCACTCGTGTCCTTGACGAGGTACCGAATCGTATTACCGCCATCTTCCGACACCAGATTAACGGGAATCTTCATGTAGACGTTGCCAACGAAGTACCACTTGCCCGACCAGTCAATGGTCCACTCTGTTGCTACATCGATGAAGAACATCTTAATGTCGAAGATCGTCCGCCATGTTTGGCCACCATCCGACGTAGCATACGTATCGTACGCACCACCGTCGAAGAGGACTGTCGATCGTGTACGATCAACACTCATGTACCCAGTGCCCCCTTTCAGACGACCGTACTTTGGTATCTGAAAAAGCCACTCTGGCTGTTGCGCAATACTTTGTGGCGCTGCGAGCACAAGGCAGCAACAAAGCGCCAGAATTGATCTGTTCATACCTAACCCCATTCACTGAACAATTAACATACACAACTTGTCAGCGAACAAACAACGGGTTGGCTCAAAGGGGCTTCTGCCTACCTTTGTTTTCATCCGGCTCTGATTCCGGAGCACATAGTTTATTTGTGGCTTATATAATGTACCGTCTCAATCAGATGATCAGATGTTTTGCGCTCTTCTTTCTTGCTACACTCATTGCAGCAACCAACCTTGCCTATGGCGTTGTTCATGATACTTCAGCCGTTGCCGCAAGAGTAGGTATCGGGTTTGTCGCAGGAGCAACATTCAACACGTTTCAAAGTTCCTCGCCGATCAGTGTTGAACCGGGTGATTGTAATTGTCCGGACTATGAGTTGCAGACTGGTGAAGGTCTTGTTCTTGGGATTGATTTGGGAATTCCCCTTTCGAGCAGCGAGGCGTGGCCATGGTCGCTTGACGTACGTACGCAGTATGTTACATCTCAGGCGGCACTGTATAGGGGAAGGTGATAGCCTGCCGTCTCTGGATGAAAATGGGGAGGTTGTTTATTCATATAGCGAATGGCGGGGTTCGGTAAGCTTCTCTACTGTTGAAGTCGCACCTGCAATCTTGTTGGGCATTGGCAAAACCCCGTTATCCGTTTCACTTGGGGCATCAATTGGGTACATCATGGAGTCAGAACTCTTACGAACGCTCCATATGATTGAACCTCCTAATGCAGTGTTTGATCCGTCCTTTTGCCCTGAGTGTGAGTACTTTGATGAAGGCCGATCTCTTGTATTGTCAAGGGGCACAATAGATGGCATTGTCAAATGGACTGCAACAGCATTTGCCGGCGTAGAATACAGGCTAGTCAGTGAAGATGCAGAGGTGGTCAGTTCGTTGCGCTATCGTTACGGACTGACTGACGTTAGCACAACGTATGGTCTGCGGGTGAACGCAATCGAGTTCTCGATTGCAATGCGCGTTTTTCTATAGGTCAGACTCTTTACCCAACAACAGACGGTGGGAACGGTTGGCGCGCTCCTGCCCCTTACTTCTCATACACATTCCCCATGTGCTACTCGAGACGCTCGCGATGTGGCCAAAGGTGTTCGTCTTTTGGTAGCGTGGAAAGTCGTTTACCGTCCCATTTGAAATAGAACTTTCCGTTGACGTATAACACATCCTACTTCGGTAAGAGCAGTCGCGGGGTGCTTGTTGTACTTGGAGATCGCACCACTGAATTGCTCGCATGTGTCACGTCCGTTCTGTATCGTGAACGTCTCCCATGCCAATCGCATCGGCAAGCGCGTGTATGAATGGAAGAAGCCAACACCTGCGATCTTGTTCACCGGCGACTTCAGCTTAAACACAAAGGGGCACCCCGGTTCCAAGGCTGCAAAGCCCCCTCCACCCGGCTTCCAGAAATTCACTTCCGAGACTGGAGGGTTCTGCGCTGCAAGATGGTGTTGTATAGCGACTCTCCTGTCTGGATTCCAGCCCCAATCCAATGAGAATCACGTTGAATTCCGCCATCTCTAATCGATGTTGATGCTCACGCCCGCCATCAGACCCATTCTGCTGAAATCAAACGAAACCAAACTCAATTCACCATTGCCAAACACCTCCCGAGCTTGGCGATCGATAGCTGGATCAATATCTGAAAGAGTTGCATTGGTGAAGCTGATTGTTGACAGAGAAAGCCCTAGGAGGATCGATATCTGAGAGTCAAGGGTAAAAGCGGCACCCGCCATGATATCTACGCCTACCGTTCCCGGCAGGTTCAAGACGGCACTCATAGACGTCGTATCCGCAACGCCTGGAAGTTGAGTCCGATCGAGTTTGGTCTTTATTGACGTTGCGGTTAAGAAAGTGAGACCTAAACCAACGTATGGTCGAAACTCAATACCTCCTTTGTCAATCCATGCACCACGAGACGTGTCGTTGAAAATGCAGTCTAGAATGGTAGAAGTGTTGAATGTAACAACGATCCCACC
This region of Ignavibacteria bacterium genomic DNA includes:
- a CDS encoding DUF262 domain-containing protein, which encodes MYTPKYGVTQQPISVMMGWIESKTILIPEIQRPFVWSPSKVRDLMDSLYRGFPVGYIITWLNPSIKGKDGATALGKQIIIDGQQRLTALTAALAGKPVLNDSYKRVRIKIAFHPMEEKFETLNPAIERNSLWINDISEVMAPGFNALEFLENYCLKNPDLDRNVVFQRINGVQQIAQRPIGIIELAPDLDIQTVTEIFIRINSQGVTLSQADFAMSKIAASEEYGGPMLRKCVDYFARLAAAPEFLPHLQENDGDFVGSEYFQRIKWMGKENDDLYDPDYADVLRVAFWSEFGRGRLVDLVSLLSGRNFETRSYESAIAEASFAKLKEGVYNVVNEHQYKSLLHILTQAGFVSRSLIRSQNAVNMCYAIYLILRKRGLANADIQYIVRRWFVMSLLTSRYGGSTETQVDYDITRLEAASSPREWLREVEAAELSDVFWDVSVVQNLDTASVNSPVFSVYLAAQVAMKARGFLSSHSHAHDLVRIGSDKHHLFPKDRLKKAGHGRGDYNQVANLVIADTTINIQIGNKEPADYMKIVRAEIEKPDEREITTLHSESDLKSNLEEHDIPASFVEMRTSDYQDFLVARRALMAQRLKKYYREVL
- a CDS encoding ASCH domain-containing protein, giving the protein MATRKIPNTDKLPAISVRQPYTSMIMFMLKDIEFRSWNSKYRGPMLIHASNSLPADHIARVEYDIGCSQGNLEMYFKGCYVGIADIIDVIVYNEEDKELELKREFAFLIGNVVPFEDVIPGKGAANLFYPTDEDWKKLKPTVDKALATLKKMNEENAEV
- a CDS encoding methionine adenosyltransferase, which produces MNTQQQSPLQQQGEYLWSSEYVSAGHPDKLADQLSDAVLDHYLALDPDARVACETMVKGDTVYVAGEITSTAHVSEDELRSLLRTTICGVGYNSNDVHFNGNTCSILFNISQQAPEINTAVGQGALVTAGDQGIMFGYATRDTPTRMPLAIYLAKLFIEEAYGGMGVRYALQPDMKSQVSLLYSGGVATSVQAVVLSMCHLPSLTLHGVREMFSDAILPRVLAAMPHNIAQMFSAKTVYHINPAGSWNVGGPVSDCGLTGRKIVVDQYGADCPIGGGAFSGKDPSKVDRSAAYMARWLALRALSQQPSAQSIQVQLAYAIGQAEPVSYRVYDPTTGIEYGLPDVSAALLTPGAIIDTLHLRAPIYGATARRGHFGIAAYEKRGYRHYSWESE
- a CDS encoding exo-alpha-sialidase, whose protein sequence is MNRSILALCCCLVLAAPQSIAQQPEWLFQIPKYGRLKGGTGYMSVDRTRSTVLFDGGAYDTYATSDGGQTWRTIFDIKMFFIDVATEWTIDWSGKWYFVGNVYMKIPVNLVSEDGGNTIRYLVKDTSDIGLNGRYELRAKYIQPSTVIFDIMNSSHPFDGANISCDAGDTWKNVKWPSIVYNSMTLAPTRPGYFGMVDSEGMTIEVDACTGEQTSTRIDSKSQWVQLRNGTVIQIGDRGGVSIGPRSTLAFRTDTAYNAPGDTVSRKIVCQYVGLVNDSLAIVVGRYGEVWTVGHDAVLKAHYLPKRYTAYQQVTAVGSLGDRLLVKTYIPEGNAATGTVYTMINTVTGATTIHERPASVEYFSFIASLDRYQIVPVSDSVWYGGFQSGELLMTTNAGSTWKLVSNINPDPQWGEGYISVSRLYPRGDGSMALLSEHGRVMLNEPGMNSWDIVVSGPFLHKIKLSSNTTQQITRGSLLFGPDAYRQYRHRYGPSQLYFAHPDTMWVTGDVVTRYASNGSFIDTVLPRKSRFIKQLSPRIIVSAMDSVYFSFNQGKEWVYVSNTMPVLVQGNDTTRAAIGDMIVANDGAIIAGLRGMRIYDLDSGNQHVPRDTTPGGLVISTNDGNTWERIPSAIDTSLYISSLYKTPTGTLLCLAAEVNIDPWYIEDFSGEYRRRTSLSLNWDNRDYQLDQSYIYRSTDNGRTWTRVFIFPDRQALGDTEIRFIEMPDGRVMALHPDFGVAISADDGKRWAVGDPLNIGNPEINDIVFTSDGYAHLATSEGYARMRTNDIVSVRDGHGRPTDSDLTVSLSRDGRLNVSSTRDISALNVYGIDGCLITQTRGVAPQLTADLSSAPTGAYAIEALIDGVPVRRMVAWVR